The Apium graveolens cultivar Ventura unplaced genomic scaffold, ASM990537v1 ctg9213, whole genome shotgun sequence genome contains a region encoding:
- the LOC141705679 gene encoding protein FAR1-RELATED SEQUENCE 5-like: protein MGFNEEHNHPLASGAEKMFLKCNRNVSVPHQNLIMDCARVNIGATKAFSLAKERAGSYEKVGATLTDFKNFARDVKARIGKHDSDMILAKFKLKKESSQNTFYYDYKVDRKGHLTGLFWTDAIGQANFDVFGDIVSFDPTFRTNRYNMVFVPFTGVNNHWKNVTFAAGLLAKENYKNFKWLINTFKKVMGRAPRCVITDQCAAIKKALNKWWRQTKHRLCMWHIMNKLPTKVGPALASDKKFIQKLKSAVYSDHLTQTEFVERWNDVIVEYKLESNPWLTEMFNKRNEWIPTYFSDIEMAGLLRTTSRSESSNSFFQHFHEGGHTLVEFYSSFESAMDKQRLKNAEDDKRSDQIPFTDTSMSIEVDAFKLYTLELYYLVREEIKAACYHTSMPDITRDNEHRYFKVKDDLLHDKILRGYLCKHAFAALHQCGVKQIPREFVKPRWTKNALKRHSFSDHPKLMLFSKRGTKRS, encoded by the exons ATGGGTTTTAACGAAGAACACAATCATCCTCTAGCATCTGGAGCTGAGAAAATGTTTTTAAAATGCAACAGGAATGTATCTGTTCCTCACCAGAACCTTATAATGGATTGTGCAAGAGTCAATATAGGTGCAACAAAAGCATTCTCTTTAGCAAAAGAACGAGCTGGATCATATGAAAAAGTGGGTGCTACGTTAACCGATTTTAAGAATTTTGCTAGAGACGTAAAAGCTCGTATTGGAAAGCATGATTCTGATATGATTTTGGCCAAGTTTAAATTAAAGAAGGAGAGCTCTCAAAATACATTTTACTATGACTATAAGGTTGATAGGAAGGGCCACTTGACCGGTCTTTTTTGGACAGATGCAATTGGGCAAGCAAATTTTGATGTGTTTGGCGATATAGTTTCATTTGACCCTACTTTTCGGACTAATAG ATATAACATGGTATTTGTACCTTTTACCGGTGTTAACAATCATTGGAAGAATGTTACGTTTGCTGCTGGTCTATTGGCGAAGGAGaattataaaaatttcaaatgGCTCATTAATACTTTTAAGAAAGTAATGGGTCGTGCCCCCCGTTGTGTAATTACAGATCAGTGTGCTGCCATTAAAAAGGCTTTAAATAAGTGGTGGCGTCAAACAAAACATCGACTTTGTATGTGGCATATCATGAATAAGTTACCGACAAAG gTTGGTCCTGCTCTAGCTTCAGACAAGAAATTTATCCAGAAATTGAAGTCTGCAGTTTATTCAGATCATTTAACGCAAACAGAGTTTGTGGAACGTTGGAATGATGTCATTGTAGAATATAAATTGGAGTCTAATCCTTGGTTGACTGAAATGTTCAACAAACGCAATGAATGGATTCCAACTTATTTTTCAGACATAGAAATGGCTGGTTTGCTAAGAACTACTTCAAGGTCTGAGAGTTCTAATAGCTTTTTTCAGCACTTCCATGAAGGCGGTCACACATTAGTAGAATTCTATTCTAGTTTTGAGAGTGCCATGGACAAGCAACGTCTTAAAAATGCCGAAGATGACAAGAGATCTGATCAAATACCTTTCACTGATACCTCAATGAGCATTGAAGTAGATGCATTTAAGTTGTATACACTTGAACTCTATTATCTTGTCAGGGAAGAGATCAAAGCAGCTTGTTATCATACTAGTATGCCAGATATTACAAGAGATAATGAGCATCGTTATTTTAAAGTTAAAGATGATCTACTACATGATAAAATTTTGAG AGGTTACCTATGCAAACATGCATTTGCTGCTTTGCATCAGTGCGGTGTCAAGCAGATACCTCGTGAATTTGTAAAGCCACGCTGGACAAAAAATGCCTTGAAGCGTCACTCATTCTCGGATCATCCCAAGTTGATGCTCTTTTCGAAAAGAGGGACAAAAAGAAGTTAA
- the LOC141705678 gene encoding F-box/kelch-repeat protein At3g06240-like, whose translation MSVYSSKSDSWRLIGDFVSYKLPSGGYLGNGAMHWLVTPNLQLKDVPQRFPYIISLDVIRDTFREVMLPNCGEAIMTWSVGTFCENLCVLRKMSLDARVELWVMRDCGDQDSWIKLFTIPHMDRLNRSLYVTPTPICTSVNGDIMLLVDSTIVLYYTKDNTFRDLLNNRSCLSSKVYTYVESLVSPSL comes from the coding sequence ATGTCAGTTTATAGCTCAAAATCTGACTCTTGGAGATTGATTGGAGATTTTGTTTCTTATAAGCTGCCGTCTGGAGGGTACTTGGGAAATGGAGCTATGCACTGGCTTGTCACTCCCAATCTGCAGCTTAAAGACGTCCCACAAAGGTTTCCTTATATTATTTCTCTTGATGTAATAAGGGATACATTTCGAGAAGTTATGCTGCCAAACTGTGGAGAAGCTATAATGACATGGAGTGTGGGCACTTTCTGTGAAAACCTTTGTGTGCTCCGCAAGATGTCCCTTGATGCCCGTGTCGAGTTATGGGTAATGAGAGATTGTGGTGATCAAGATTCATGGATAAAATTGTTCACCATCCCACATATGGATAGGCTAAATCGCAGCCTTTATGTTACACCTACACCTATCTGCACTTCTGTAAATGGTGATATTATGCTTCTTGTGGATTCAACCATAGTACTCTACTACACAAAGGATAACACATTCAGGGATCTGCTAAACAACAGAAGTTGTCTGAGTTCAAAAGTGTATACCTATGTTGAGAGTTTAGTTTCACCCAGCTTGTAA